From one Nocardioides yefusunii genomic stretch:
- the dxr gene encoding 1-deoxy-D-xylulose-5-phosphate reductoisomerase has product MKRRDVVILGSTGSIGTQALDLVRANPDRFRVVGLTAGGSNPELFDTQVKEFAPAYSGLGEDASVEAAGMAADVVLNGITGAVGLRPTLAALDAGTTLALANKESLIMGGEAVTRRAKPGQIVPVDSEHSAIAQCLRSGEQREVRKLVLTASGGPFRGRTRDELTQVTVAEALNHPTWAMGPVITINSATLVNKGLEVIEAHLLFDVPFDDIEVTVHPTSVVHSMVEFVDGSTIAQASPPTMHIPIALGMAWPERVPHAAASVDWTKAHTWQFFPLDDDAFPAVRLAREAGARGRTAPAVYNAANEVAVQAFRDEQIGFVDILTVVEDTLTVHDVGSNAQPMEVDDVLAADTWARSEASRRVQALAAERETQH; this is encoded by the coding sequence GTGAAGCGACGCGACGTGGTCATCCTCGGCAGCACCGGCTCGATCGGCACCCAGGCCCTCGACCTGGTCCGGGCCAACCCGGACCGGTTCCGGGTGGTCGGACTCACCGCCGGAGGATCCAACCCTGAACTGTTCGACACCCAGGTCAAGGAGTTCGCCCCGGCGTACTCGGGTCTGGGAGAGGACGCCTCGGTGGAGGCGGCCGGGATGGCTGCCGACGTGGTGCTCAACGGCATCACCGGTGCCGTCGGTCTGCGCCCCACCCTGGCGGCACTCGACGCCGGCACGACGCTGGCGTTGGCCAACAAGGAGTCGCTGATCATGGGCGGCGAGGCCGTGACGCGTCGTGCGAAGCCCGGCCAGATCGTCCCCGTCGACTCCGAGCACTCCGCGATCGCTCAGTGCCTGCGCTCGGGGGAGCAGCGTGAGGTCCGCAAGCTCGTCCTCACCGCGTCGGGCGGCCCCTTCCGCGGCCGTACCCGCGACGAGCTGACGCAGGTCACCGTCGCCGAGGCACTCAACCACCCCACGTGGGCGATGGGACCGGTCATCACGATCAACTCCGCCACCCTGGTCAACAAGGGTCTGGAGGTGATCGAGGCGCACCTGCTCTTCGACGTGCCGTTCGACGACATCGAGGTGACGGTGCACCCCACCTCGGTGGTGCACTCGATGGTCGAGTTCGTCGACGGTTCCACGATCGCGCAGGCGTCCCCGCCCACCATGCACATCCCGATCGCGCTCGGCATGGCCTGGCCCGAGCGGGTCCCGCACGCCGCGGCGTCGGTGGACTGGACCAAGGCACACACCTGGCAGTTCTTCCCCCTCGACGACGACGCGTTCCCCGCAGTCCGTCTGGCCCGCGAGGCCGGCGCCCGGGGACGCACCGCGCCTGCGGTCTACAACGCCGCCAACGAGGTCGCCGTCCAGGCGTTCCGCGACGAGCAGATCGGCTTCGTCGACATCCTCACCGTCGTCGAGGACACGCTCACCGTTCACGACGTAGGCTCGAACGCGCAGCCGATGGAGGTCGACGACGTCCTGGCTGCTGACACGTGGGCCCGCAGCGAAGCGTCGCGTCGGGTGCAGGCCCTCGCAGCCGAACGGGAGACCCAGCACTGA
- the metZ gene encoding O-succinylhomoserine sulfhydrylase: protein MSDDANTPLNEQPSWHPATQAVRAGVARSEFAETSEGLFLTSGYVFSSAQEAADTFAGEVDHYVYSRYTNPTVRMFEERLATLEGAEDCKATASGMSAIFASLAVLLKQGDRVVASSSMFGAIIYVVNEFFPQWGVECVLVDPTDNDAWAEALSVPTQAVLFETPSNPLLAMVDIEVVAELAHAAGATVIVDNVFATPVFSKPLTQGADVVVYSATKHIDGQGRVLGGAVLGTVDYIAKIEMLLRNLGPSMSPFNAWVLLKGLETLDLRVRRMAENAEAVARFLEAHPKVDTTIYPLLDSFPQKDLVAKQLTGGGTVVAVKLAAGQAEAFKFMDSLAIFDISNNLGDAKSLVTHPATTTHRRIGPEGRAAAGITDGTVRFSIGLEDSRDLIADLAQALEKL from the coding sequence ATGAGTGACGACGCCAACACCCCCCTGAACGAGCAGCCCTCCTGGCACCCGGCCACCCAGGCCGTGCGGGCCGGAGTGGCACGCAGCGAGTTCGCCGAGACCTCCGAGGGTCTCTTCCTCACCAGTGGCTACGTCTTCTCCTCCGCACAGGAGGCCGCCGACACGTTCGCCGGCGAGGTCGACCACTACGTGTACTCGCGCTACACCAACCCCACGGTGCGCATGTTCGAGGAACGCCTCGCGACCCTCGAGGGCGCCGAGGACTGCAAGGCCACCGCGTCGGGCATGTCGGCGATCTTCGCCTCCCTCGCCGTGCTGCTCAAGCAGGGTGACCGCGTCGTCGCCTCCAGCTCGATGTTCGGCGCGATCATCTACGTCGTCAACGAGTTCTTCCCCCAGTGGGGCGTCGAGTGCGTACTGGTGGACCCCACCGACAACGACGCCTGGGCCGAGGCGCTGTCGGTGCCCACGCAGGCGGTGCTCTTCGAGACCCCGTCGAACCCGCTGCTCGCGATGGTCGACATCGAGGTCGTCGCCGAGCTGGCCCACGCCGCCGGTGCGACGGTGATCGTCGACAACGTCTTCGCCACCCCGGTCTTCTCCAAGCCGCTGACCCAGGGCGCCGACGTGGTCGTCTACTCCGCCACCAAGCACATCGACGGCCAGGGCCGGGTCCTGGGCGGTGCCGTGCTCGGCACGGTCGACTACATCGCCAAGATCGAGATGCTGCTGCGCAACCTCGGTCCCTCGATGTCGCCGTTCAACGCGTGGGTGCTGCTCAAGGGTCTCGAGACCCTCGACCTGCGCGTGCGCCGGATGGCCGAGAACGCCGAGGCGGTGGCCCGCTTCCTGGAGGCCCACCCCAAGGTGGACACCACGATCTACCCCCTCCTGGACTCCTTCCCGCAGAAGGACCTGGTCGCCAAGCAGCTCACCGGTGGCGGCACCGTCGTTGCGGTGAAGCTGGCCGCCGGTCAGGCCGAGGCGTTCAAGTTCATGGACTCCCTGGCGATCTTCGACATCTCCAACAACCTCGGTGACGCCAAGTCGCTGGTGACCCACCCGGCCACCACCACGCACCGCCGGATCGGCCCCGAAGGCCGTGCCGCTGCCGGCATCACCGACGGCACCGTGCGGTTCTCGATCGGCCTGGAGGACTCTCGCGACCTGATCGCTGACCTCGCACAGGCGCTCGAGAAGCTCTGA
- a CDS encoding propionyl-CoA synthetase: MVPMTYRTEFDRSIADPESFWGEAARSIDWFRKPTRVLDASNPPQYRWFPDATLNTCYNALDRHVIRGAAERTAIIYDSPVTGTKREISYAELLGEVGAFAGVLQQLGVEKGDRVVIYMPMIPEAVVAMLACARVGAVHSVVFGGFAPHELALRIDDAQPKVVVTASCGIEPNRTIAYKPLLDRALELAEHQVPAVVVKQRPQVTAELDPERDLDWNAAMHAGYQQPGACVEVDATDPLYILYTSGTTGKPKGIVRDNGGHAVAMAWSFPNIYDCGAGDVWWAASDVGWVVGHSYIVYAPLIAGATTVLYEGKPVGTPDPGAFWRVIAEHKVKALFTAPTALRAIKKEDAEAEHFAKYDTSSLQSLFLAGERLDPDTYDWASEKIGVPVVDNWWQTETGWAIAANLRGLEPMPIKAGSPTVPVPGFDVRVLDASGDEVPAGEEGSICVKLPLPPGCMTGVWGDEDRFVTGYLSAFDGYYLSGDGGRVDSDGYVYVMGRTDDVINVAGHRLSTGAMEEVLARHPAVAECAVIGVADTLKGQLPRGFVVLKDGADVDPDELAAELVAKVRAEIGAVAAFKEVVVVQGLPKTRSGKILRRTMRDIADGKETKVPGTIEDAGVLDVLRPVLRPQS, encoded by the coding sequence ATGGTGCCCATGACGTACCGCACGGAGTTCGACCGATCCATCGCCGACCCCGAGTCGTTCTGGGGCGAGGCCGCGCGCAGCATCGACTGGTTCCGCAAGCCCACCCGAGTGCTCGACGCCAGCAACCCGCCCCAGTACCGCTGGTTCCCCGACGCCACGCTCAACACCTGCTACAACGCGTTGGACCGGCACGTCATCCGTGGAGCGGCCGAACGCACAGCGATCATCTACGACTCGCCCGTCACCGGCACCAAGCGGGAGATCTCCTACGCCGAACTGCTCGGCGAGGTCGGGGCGTTCGCGGGCGTCCTGCAGCAGCTGGGTGTGGAGAAGGGCGACCGTGTCGTCATCTACATGCCGATGATCCCCGAGGCCGTCGTGGCGATGCTGGCCTGCGCCCGGGTCGGTGCGGTGCACTCGGTGGTCTTCGGCGGGTTCGCGCCGCACGAGCTGGCACTGCGCATCGACGACGCCCAGCCCAAGGTCGTGGTGACCGCTTCCTGCGGCATCGAGCCGAACCGCACCATCGCCTACAAGCCGCTCCTGGACCGGGCCCTCGAGCTCGCCGAGCACCAGGTGCCGGCCGTGGTCGTGAAGCAGCGTCCTCAGGTCACTGCTGAGCTCGACCCCGAGCGCGACCTCGACTGGAACGCCGCGATGCACGCTGGCTACCAGCAGCCCGGAGCCTGCGTCGAGGTGGACGCGACCGACCCGCTCTACATTCTCTACACCTCCGGAACCACCGGGAAGCCGAAGGGCATCGTCCGCGACAACGGCGGTCACGCGGTCGCGATGGCCTGGTCGTTCCCGAACATCTACGACTGCGGCGCCGGTGACGTCTGGTGGGCGGCCTCCGACGTCGGATGGGTCGTGGGCCACTCCTACATCGTCTACGCCCCGCTCATCGCCGGCGCCACGACCGTCCTCTACGAAGGAAAGCCGGTCGGCACCCCTGACCCGGGCGCGTTCTGGCGCGTCATCGCTGAGCACAAGGTGAAGGCGCTCTTCACCGCCCCCACCGCCCTGCGCGCGATCAAGAAGGAGGACGCCGAGGCCGAGCACTTCGCGAAGTACGACACCTCCAGCTTGCAGTCGCTCTTCCTGGCCGGTGAGCGCCTCGACCCCGACACCTACGACTGGGCGAGCGAGAAGATCGGCGTTCCGGTCGTCGACAACTGGTGGCAGACCGAGACCGGCTGGGCGATCGCTGCGAACCTGCGTGGTCTCGAGCCGATGCCGATCAAGGCCGGATCCCCGACGGTGCCGGTGCCGGGCTTCGACGTCCGTGTCCTCGACGCCAGCGGCGACGAGGTCCCGGCCGGTGAGGAGGGTTCGATCTGCGTCAAGCTTCCGCTCCCGCCCGGCTGCATGACCGGCGTCTGGGGCGACGAGGACCGATTCGTCACCGGCTACCTGAGCGCCTTCGACGGCTACTACCTCTCCGGGGACGGCGGTCGTGTCGACTCCGACGGCTACGTCTACGTCATGGGTCGCACCGACGACGTCATCAACGTCGCAGGCCACCGCCTCTCCACCGGCGCGATGGAGGAGGTCCTCGCTCGCCACCCGGCCGTCGCCGAGTGCGCCGTGATCGGTGTCGCCGACACTCTCAAGGGCCAGCTGCCGCGCGGTTTCGTGGTCCTCAAGGACGGTGCGGACGTCGACCCTGACGAGCTCGCCGCCGAACTGGTCGCCAAGGTCCGGGCCGAGATCGGTGCCGTGGCCGCGTTCAAGGAGGTCGTCGTCGTGCAGGGCCTGCCCAAGACCCGCAGTGGCAAGATCCTGCGCCGCACCATGCGTGACATCGCGGACGGCAAGGAGACCAAGGTGCCCGGCACCATCGAGGACGCCGGGGTGCTCGACGTCCTGCGTCCGGTGCTGCGTCCCCAGAGCTGA
- a CDS encoding M1 family metallopeptidase, with protein MTSDRRHSRPAQRPGVRPGVRPGVGMWRRAAAGIAVALSLVLGTALGTGLGTGLGTSLLAPATADAPAPVVGSRGIGDSYFPLDGNGGIDVQHYDVSNRYDFASGTLRGRTVLTLRATQNLKSFNLDLLLTPTAVSVGGTKAKFRKDGKHELVITPATPLKAGRTVKVVVRHTGVPAKLSYRGKKNFVADKQEVVAVNEPHMAPWWFAANDHPSDKATFTVAVNVPKGKQAISNGVLKSKKVSGKRVTWTWGSKDPMATYLAFFVAGDYTIERGRTDGLPWLNAVSKKLPAKQQKRALKLLRRSVSVIRTLEKDLGPYPYGVTGGVSVGFDLGFALETQTRPVYWPLSGHESDVVVHELAHQWFGDDVSIDRWSDIWLNEGFASFMEYRYAERRGEKAAGNAMLEDYHRWTAASDDLWKVRIGAPGAGKVFDQAVYARGGMAVQALRNRIGEKAFATLLRTWLARHAGGNASVGEFTALAEQVSGQDLGAFFEAWLYAPNRPARTAANGFVVTG; from the coding sequence ATGACGTCTGACCGCCGCCACTCCCGTCCTGCCCAGCGTCCCGGCGTGCGTCCCGGCGTGCGTCCCGGCGTAGGCATGTGGCGTCGCGCGGCGGCAGGGATCGCGGTGGCGCTGAGCCTGGTGCTGGGCACGGCGCTGGGCACGGGACTGGGCACGGGACTGGGCACGTCGCTCCTGGCGCCTGCGACGGCGGACGCTCCGGCACCGGTCGTCGGCAGCCGCGGCATCGGCGACTCCTACTTCCCGCTCGACGGCAATGGCGGGATCGACGTCCAGCACTACGACGTCAGCAACCGCTACGACTTCGCCTCAGGCACCCTGCGCGGACGCACGGTGCTGACGCTCCGCGCCACCCAGAACCTGAAGTCGTTCAACCTCGACCTGCTCCTCACCCCGACCGCAGTCAGTGTCGGCGGGACGAAGGCGAAGTTCCGCAAGGACGGCAAGCACGAACTCGTCATCACCCCGGCCACTCCGCTCAAGGCCGGGCGCACCGTCAAGGTCGTGGTGCGCCACACGGGAGTTCCGGCGAAGCTCTCCTACCGCGGCAAGAAGAACTTCGTCGCCGACAAGCAGGAGGTCGTCGCGGTCAACGAACCGCACATGGCGCCGTGGTGGTTCGCAGCGAACGACCACCCCAGCGACAAGGCCACCTTCACCGTCGCGGTGAACGTCCCGAAGGGCAAGCAGGCCATCTCCAACGGAGTCCTGAAGTCGAAGAAGGTGTCCGGGAAGCGGGTCACCTGGACCTGGGGATCGAAGGATCCGATGGCGACCTACCTGGCCTTCTTCGTCGCGGGGGACTACACGATCGAACGTGGTCGCACCGACGGCCTGCCGTGGCTCAACGCCGTCTCGAAGAAGCTGCCCGCGAAGCAGCAGAAGCGGGCCCTGAAGCTGCTGCGGCGCTCGGTGTCGGTGATCCGCACCTTGGAGAAGGACCTCGGCCCCTACCCGTACGGCGTCACCGGGGGAGTCTCGGTGGGCTTCGATCTCGGGTTCGCGCTCGAGACCCAGACCCGTCCGGTCTACTGGCCGTTGAGCGGCCACGAGAGCGACGTGGTCGTGCACGAGTTGGCCCACCAGTGGTTCGGGGACGACGTCTCGATCGACCGCTGGAGCGACATCTGGCTCAACGAGGGTTTCGCCTCCTTCATGGAGTACCGCTACGCCGAGCGTCGCGGCGAGAAGGCCGCCGGGAACGCGATGCTCGAGGACTACCACCGTTGGACCGCTGCCTCCGACGACCTGTGGAAGGTCCGCATCGGCGCTCCTGGCGCCGGGAAGGTCTTCGACCAGGCCGTCTACGCCCGCGGGGGCATGGCGGTGCAGGCGTTGCGCAACCGCATCGGGGAGAAGGCGTTCGCGACCCTCCTGCGCACCTGGCTCGCGCGCCATGCCGGCGGCAACGCCTCGGTGGGAGAGTTCACTGCGCTCGCAGAGCAGGTCAGCGGTCAGGACCTGGGTGCGTTCTTCGAGGCGTGGCTGTACGCGCCGAACCGCCCCGCGCGGACGGCTGCCAACGGTTTCGTAGTCACCGGCTGA
- a CDS encoding LOG family protein: protein MRQTRGQQPDVHTRSDFEDRIRSGARSLAGWRVLGADLTRCDAQFDAVDPSGALFVGCVLTPEQVRRVRSRGAIVFPTVPGVPVRLDRDSLYSVDELYDTERYRDSLDARAYAWSHAAAVATAGGLTGLDGEGDGELPRNLHDHAVDAALERWRSNHSLVGVMGGHAAGRGTKAYAGGARLGHALGQEHTVATGGGPGAMEAANVGGRMADHSLDDLDEALTMLAAAPSFTPDVDGWVGAARDVLTRFSPTRETLGVPTWHYGHEPPNAFATAIAKYFRNATREAILLEICDAGIVFLPGAGGTVQEIFQDACENYYADESSVAPMVLLGKKYWTETLPAWPLLKALARGRVMEKHVHLVDSVEEAAEIVGRPRT from the coding sequence GTGAGACAGACCAGAGGACAACAGCCCGACGTCCACACCCGTTCCGACTTCGAGGACAGGATCCGTTCCGGAGCTCGTTCACTCGCGGGCTGGCGAGTGCTGGGGGCCGACCTGACCCGGTGCGACGCGCAGTTCGACGCCGTCGATCCCTCGGGGGCACTCTTCGTGGGCTGCGTGCTCACCCCCGAGCAGGTGCGGCGGGTCCGCTCCCGCGGCGCGATCGTCTTCCCCACCGTGCCCGGCGTCCCGGTGCGGCTGGACCGCGACTCGCTGTACTCCGTCGACGAGCTCTACGACACCGAGCGGTACCGCGACTCCCTCGACGCCCGCGCCTACGCGTGGTCGCACGCCGCGGCCGTGGCCACCGCCGGAGGGCTCACCGGTCTCGACGGTGAGGGCGACGGAGAACTCCCCCGCAACCTGCACGACCACGCCGTCGACGCCGCTCTCGAACGCTGGCGCAGCAACCACAGCCTGGTCGGGGTGATGGGCGGGCACGCCGCTGGCCGGGGCACCAAGGCCTACGCCGGCGGCGCCCGACTCGGGCACGCCCTGGGGCAGGAGCACACCGTCGCCACCGGTGGTGGCCCCGGTGCGATGGAGGCCGCCAATGTGGGGGGACGAATGGCGGACCACTCCCTCGACGACCTCGACGAAGCCCTGACGATGCTGGCCGCCGCGCCGTCGTTCACCCCCGACGTGGACGGGTGGGTGGGCGCCGCGCGCGACGTGCTGACCCGGTTCTCCCCGACCCGGGAGACGCTCGGCGTCCCGACCTGGCACTACGGCCACGAGCCGCCGAACGCGTTCGCCACCGCGATCGCGAAGTACTTCCGCAACGCCACCCGTGAGGCGATCCTGCTGGAGATCTGTGACGCCGGGATCGTGTTCCTGCCCGGCGCGGGCGGCACCGTGCAGGAGATCTTCCAGGACGCCTGCGAGAACTACTACGCCGACGAGAGCTCGGTGGCACCGATGGTGCTGCTCGGCAAGAAGTACTGGACCGAGACGCTGCCAGCCTGGCCGTTGCTGAAGGCGCTGGCCCGCGGACGCGTCATGGAGAAGCACGTCCACCTGGTCGACTCGGTCGAGGAAGCAGCCGAAATCGTCGGACGGCCCCGGACCTGA
- the rlmN gene encoding 23S rRNA (adenine(2503)-C(2))-methyltransferase RlmN, with translation MSENLPLLPLVFDEPRGRKKPPPHLADFDEAGRKELLVKAGLPGFRAKQLSNHYFARLTNDAADMTDLPAGQRDELVATLLPTLMDGIRVQTADKGTTVKTLWKLFDGALVESVLMRYKTRTTVCVSSQAGCGMACSFCATGMGGLQRNMSTAEIVEQVVSANRTMASGDIPGGPGRVSNVVFMGMGEPLANYKAVVGAVRRLTDPAPAGLGMSARHVTVSTVGLVPRILQLAEEGIPCTLALSLHAPDDELRSELVPVNTRWSVDQTVEAAWTYAKTTKRRVSIEYAMMRDINDQAWRADLLGDVLNKFGDWPWVHVNLIPLNEIPGSKYTRSRDEDTDEFVRRLEAKGISTTVRDTRGDEIDAACGQLAASE, from the coding sequence ATGTCCGAGAACCTCCCGCTGCTGCCGCTCGTGTTCGACGAGCCGCGAGGCCGCAAGAAGCCGCCCCCGCACCTCGCCGACTTCGACGAGGCAGGTCGCAAGGAACTGCTGGTCAAGGCTGGCCTGCCCGGGTTCCGTGCGAAGCAGCTCTCGAACCACTACTTCGCGCGTCTGACCAACGACGCCGCCGACATGACCGACCTCCCGGCCGGTCAGCGCGACGAGCTCGTCGCCACCCTGCTGCCCACCCTGATGGACGGGATCCGCGTCCAGACCGCCGACAAGGGCACCACCGTCAAGACGCTGTGGAAGCTCTTCGACGGCGCGCTGGTGGAGTCGGTGCTGATGCGCTACAAGACCCGCACCACCGTCTGTGTCTCCAGCCAGGCCGGCTGTGGCATGGCGTGCAGCTTCTGTGCCACCGGCATGGGCGGCCTGCAGCGCAACATGTCGACCGCCGAGATCGTCGAGCAGGTCGTCTCCGCCAACCGCACCATGGCCTCGGGCGACATCCCCGGTGGCCCGGGTCGCGTCTCCAACGTCGTCTTCATGGGCATGGGCGAGCCGCTGGCCAACTACAAGGCGGTCGTCGGCGCCGTGCGTCGTCTCACCGACCCGGCCCCGGCCGGTCTCGGCATGAGCGCGCGCCACGTCACGGTCTCCACCGTGGGCCTGGTCCCGCGCATCCTGCAGCTGGCCGAAGAGGGCATTCCCTGCACCCTCGCGCTGTCCCTGCACGCGCCCGACGACGAGCTCCGCAGCGAGCTGGTCCCGGTCAACACGCGCTGGTCGGTCGACCAGACCGTCGAGGCAGCCTGGACGTACGCGAAGACCACCAAGCGTCGTGTCTCCATCGAGTACGCCATGATGCGCGACATCAACGACCAGGCCTGGCGTGCCGACCTGCTCGGCGACGTCCTGAACAAGTTCGGCGACTGGCCGTGGGTCCACGTGAACCTGATCCCGCTCAACGAGATCCCGGGCTCGAAGTACACCCGCTCGCGCGACGAGGACACCGACGAGTTCGTGCGTCGTCTCGAGGCCAAGGGCATCAGCACCACCGTGCGTGACACCCGCGGCGACGAGATCGACGCCGCCTGCGGTCAGCTCGCTGCGTCTGAGTGA
- a CDS encoding phosphatidate cytidylyltransferase — MSTPASTAPAPKKDHGRAGRNLPAAITSAVVLLGMCAATLWFWKTAFIVVVAAAICIGVWELGRGLKAKDIDLPQAPLMLGGVVMVATAYFFGAEALVTATAVTALVTMLWQLRQGVDGYVRNATAGVFTLIYVAFLASFVGLLLSEGGSTGFERWDDGVKGIVIFVLITVASDTGGYVAGVLFGKHPMAPVISPKKSWEGFAGSMIACTAAATLMVTGLLDGDWWVGVLLGVVGAVMATLGDLVESVIKRDMGVKDMSQVIPGHGGLMDRLDSLLATVAPTWLILHLLVF, encoded by the coding sequence ATGAGTACTCCTGCCTCCACGGCCCCGGCGCCGAAGAAGGACCACGGCCGGGCGGGCCGCAACCTGCCGGCAGCGATCACCTCCGCGGTGGTCCTGCTCGGCATGTGCGCCGCCACCCTGTGGTTCTGGAAGACTGCGTTCATCGTCGTCGTCGCGGCTGCCATCTGCATCGGCGTCTGGGAGCTCGGTCGTGGCCTGAAGGCCAAGGACATCGACCTCCCGCAGGCGCCGCTGATGCTCGGCGGCGTCGTGATGGTCGCGACTGCCTACTTCTTCGGTGCCGAGGCGCTGGTGACCGCCACCGCGGTGACCGCCCTGGTCACGATGCTGTGGCAGCTGCGCCAGGGCGTCGACGGCTACGTCCGCAACGCCACCGCGGGAGTCTTCACGCTGATCTACGTCGCATTCCTCGCCTCGTTCGTCGGACTGCTGCTCTCCGAGGGAGGCAGCACCGGGTTCGAGCGGTGGGATGACGGCGTCAAGGGCATCGTGATCTTCGTGCTCATCACCGTGGCCTCCGACACCGGTGGCTACGTCGCCGGTGTGCTGTTCGGCAAGCACCCGATGGCCCCGGTGATCTCGCCCAAGAAGTCCTGGGAGGGCTTTGCCGGTTCGATGATCGCCTGCACCGCCGCCGCGACCCTGATGGTCACGGGCCTGCTCGACGGCGACTGGTGGGTCGGCGTCCTGCTGGGCGTGGTCGGCGCCGTCATGGCGACCCTGGGTGACTTGGTGGAGTCCGTGATCAAGCGCGACATGGGCGTCAAGGACATGTCGCAGGTGATCCCCGGTCACGGTGGTCTGATGGACCGTCTCGACTCGCTGTTGGCGACCGTCGCCCCGACCTGGTTGATCCTGCACCTGCTGGTCTTCTGA
- the frr gene encoding ribosome recycling factor, which yields MNEILTEADEKMTKSVDATREQFNTIRAGRISPAVFNKLVVEYYGSPTPIQQLATFSAQDARTILIQPFDQSAVDAVERAVRDSDLGVNPSSDGRVLRCVFPELTQERRKEYIKQAKAKAEDGRIAVRNVRRQSKQLLEGLEKDGEVGKDDVAGAEKKLDALTKKGTDAIDEMLKKKEAELLEV from the coding sequence ATCAACGAGATCCTCACCGAGGCCGACGAGAAGATGACCAAGTCGGTCGACGCCACGCGCGAGCAGTTCAACACGATCCGCGCGGGTCGCATCAGCCCGGCCGTCTTCAACAAGCTGGTCGTCGAGTACTACGGCTCCCCGACGCCGATCCAGCAGCTCGCGACCTTCTCGGCCCAGGACGCGCGCACCATCCTGATCCAGCCCTTCGACCAGTCCGCCGTCGACGCCGTCGAGCGCGCCGTGCGTGACTCCGACCTGGGCGTGAACCCCTCGAGCGACGGCCGCGTCCTGCGCTGCGTCTTCCCCGAGCTCACCCAGGAGCGTCGCAAGGAGTACATCAAGCAGGCCAAGGCCAAGGCCGAGGACGGTCGTATCGCCGTGCGCAACGTCCGTCGTCAGTCCAAGCAGCTCCTCGAGGGCCTCGAGAAGGACGGCGAGGTCGGCAAGGACGACGTCGCTGGTGCCGAGAAGAAGCTCGACGCCCTCACCAAGAAGGGCACCGACGCGATCGACGAGATGCTGAAGAAGAAGGAGGCCGAGCTGCTGGAGGTCTGA
- the pyrH gene encoding UMP kinase, translated as MTTYKRVLLKLSGEVFGGGAVGVDPDVVSQIARQIAEVVNSGVQVSIVVGGGNFFRGAEMQQRGMDRSRADYMGMLGTVMNCLALQDFLEKEGIDTRVQTAITMGQVAEPYIPRKAIRHLEKGRVVIFGAGAGMPFFSTDTVSAQRALETRSEVVLMGKQGVDGVYTADPRKDPTATKLDTLTFQDALQKGLQVADATAFALCMENNMPLIVFGMEDEGAILRIVQGEKIGTLVRSEA; from the coding sequence GTGACCACCTACAAGCGCGTCCTGCTCAAGCTGTCCGGCGAGGTCTTCGGCGGCGGAGCCGTCGGCGTGGACCCGGACGTCGTCTCCCAGATCGCCCGCCAGATCGCTGAAGTGGTCAACTCCGGTGTCCAGGTCAGCATCGTCGTCGGCGGTGGCAACTTCTTCCGCGGCGCCGAGATGCAGCAGCGCGGCATGGACCGTTCCCGCGCCGACTACATGGGCATGCTGGGCACCGTCATGAACTGCCTCGCACTCCAGGACTTCCTGGAGAAGGAAGGCATCGACACCCGCGTCCAGACCGCCATCACCATGGGCCAGGTCGCCGAGCCGTACATCCCGCGCAAGGCGATCCGCCACCTCGAGAAGGGCCGCGTCGTGATCTTCGGCGCCGGCGCCGGCATGCCGTTCTTCTCCACCGACACCGTCTCGGCGCAGCGCGCGCTCGAGACCCGCTCCGAGGTCGTCCTCATGGGCAAGCAGGGCGTGGACGGCGTCTACACCGCCGACCCCCGCAAGGACCCCACGGCGACCAAGCTCGACACCCTCACCTTCCAGGACGCCCTGCAGAAGGGTCTGCAGGTCGCCGACGCGACCGCGTTCGCCCTCTGCATGGAGAACAACATGCCGCTGATCGTCTTCGGCATGGAGGACGAGGGCGCCATCCTGCGCATCGTCCAGGGTGAGAAGATCGGAACGCTGGTCCGCTCCGAGGCCTGA